A single genomic interval of Mangifera indica cultivar Alphonso chromosome 5, CATAS_Mindica_2.1, whole genome shotgun sequence harbors:
- the LOC123215904 gene encoding RNA-binding protein 25-like isoform X1, translated as MADSSLSPANTDPNSKQTESDNPVSQPDQSSTSVPPQEPQSATPNAYRNPAPSPPPIQSYAPPLPISMPPTALSYRPVTIPAVPQLSPVQNFQNTSVQPPGVGVSGGVAVTMAPPMMSYHVVSGQVPNPALRPYAPMPNGYGVVRTLAPGLPRYPAPYPAMVRPVFPPRPPGPVGVLPGVARPPVPGIAGVRPIIPPVVRPTGFPVGTPAEKPETTVYVGKIASTADNDFMLSLLQVCGPVKSWKRPQHPSNGTLKGFGFCEFESVEAVLRALRLLSKFNIDGQELMLNVTQATRDYLERYVEKKTENTKKLRETQDAGSEKEDGSVQGVEKNDPPKASEDLKKDSEAGEKKNHDNSNFGIVTDEDREADQEAMEKLKSMIEDRLKANPLPPAPVQSTLDGSGSSNSELPVKIRDGDSDVDIPRNDVAEDKIDDETASDTKATSEHDRPETSSPDRSRTYDSRSRDRDRERGLKREKEREIDRYEREAEREHVRKEREQRRKIEEFEREYERCLKDWEYREREREKERQYEKEREKERERKRKKEILYGEEDEDDDSRKRWHRSVLEDKKRKRLREKEDDFSDKIKEEEEIAKAKKRAEEEQLQQQQRDALKLLSGHGSNGTENPSSAEESGVETKDKIAVGQDYDGYSIHENHVAGDEVLQNGTGDESTNASVSSLDMWHSSNAPARKLGFGLVGSGKRTAVPSVFHEEDDDDAEQEKKMRPLVPIDYSTEELQVSRPIASGANQPNLAAAAEFAKSISNVNSKEENPGTDRERSRRSHNRSSQHEKDRSAEDSSRSRDENKEKILDRDRDWENGLDKVKTPDNKKLLDAKQLIDMIPKTKEELFAYEINWAAYDEHKLHERMRPWISKKIREFLGEEETTLVDYIVSSTQEHVKASQMLELLQTILDEEAEMFVLKMWRMLIFEIKKVETGLALRSRS; from the exons ATGGCAGATTCGTCTCTTTCTCCGGCGAACACAGACCCGAATAGTAAGCAAACCGAGTCCGATAATCCGGTTAGTCAGCCCGATCAATCATCCACTTCCGTACCTCCGCAGGAGCCACAATCAGCAACGCCAAACGCTTACCGTAACCCGGCGCCATCGCCTCCACCGATCCAATCTTACGCTCCTCCACTTCCAATCTCGATGCCTCCGACGGCACTGTCGTACCGTCCGGTGACGATCCCGGCGGTGCCGCAGTTGTCTCCCgttcaaaatttccaaaatactAGCGTGCAGCCGCCGGGCGTGGGCGTTAGTGGTGGCGTCGCGGTTACGATGGCGCCGCCAATGATGTCTTACCATGTTGTCTCAGGTCAGGTTCCGAATCCAGCGCTTAGACCTTACGCACCGATGCCGAATGGATACGGTGTTGTTCGCACACTTGCTCCGG GTCTTCCTCGGTATCCTGCTCCATACCCAGCAATGGTCCGGCCTGTATTTCCTCCACGTCCTCCAGGACCTGTTGGAGTGCTTCCAGGAGTGGCGCGTCCCCCTGTTCCAGGGATTGCTGGTGTTCGCCCAATTATTCCTCCAGTTGTTAGGCCAACAGGTTTTCCCGTTGGTACACCAGCAGAGAAACCCGAAACTACTGTTTATGTTGGCAAGATAGCATCAACTGCAGATAATGATTTTATGCTCTCTCTTCTTCAg GTATGTGGACCTGTCAAAAGCTGGAAACGTCCTCAGCATCCCTCAAATGGAACCCTTAAAGGCTTTGGGTTCTGTGAATTTGAGTCTGTTGAAGCGGTTCTTCGTGCATTACGACTGCTCAGTAAATTTAACATTGATGGGCAGGAATTAATG TTAAATGTTACTCAAGCAACAAGAGATTATCTGGAGCGATATGTTGAGAAGAAAACTGAAAACACAAAGAAACTCAGGGAAACTCAAGATGCAGGGTCTGAGAAAGAGGATGGAAGCGTGCAAGGTGTTGAGAAAAATGATCCTCCTAAAGCCTCGGAAGACTTGAAGAAGGACAGTGAAgctggagaaaaaaaaaatcatgataatTCCAACTTTGGGATTGTGACTGATGAGGATAGGGAAGCTGACCAAGAGGCTATGGAGAAGCTTAAAAGCATGATTGAAGATAGGTTAAAGGCCAATCCTCTGCCTCCAGCCCCTGTTCAATCAACTCTTGATGGTTCTGGAAGTTCAAACTCAGAATTGCCAGTTAAAATTAGGGATGGAGACTCTGATGTGGATATACCCAGAAATG ATGTAGCTGAAGATAAAATTGATGATGAGACAGCTAGTGATACCAAAGCAACTAGTGAACATGATAGGCCTGAGACAAGCTCACCTGATAGGAGTAGGACATATGATAGCAGAAGTAGAGATAGAGACAGAGAGCGAGGTCTAAAACGAGAGAAGGAACGGGAAATTGATAGATACGAAAGGGAAGCAGAGCGAGAACATGTTAGGAAAGAGAGAGAGCAAAGAAGGAAGATTGAGGAGTTTGAACGTGAGTATGAAAGGTGTCTAAAAGATTGGGAGTACagggaaagagagagagaaaaagagagacagTATGAGAAAGAGAGGGAGAAAGAGAGGGAACGCAAACGGAAGAAAGAAATCCTTTATGGTGAAGAAGACGAGGATGATGATTCACGGAAAAGATGGCATAGGAGTGTGTTAGAGgacaagaaaaggaaaaggtTGAGAGAAAAGGAGGATGATTTCAGTGACAAAAttaaagaagaggaagaaattgCTAAGGCTAAGAAGAGGGCTGAGGAGGAACAGCTGCAGCAGCAACAAAGAGATGCATTGAAGCTTTTGTCGGGCCATGGATCAAATGGAACTGAAAATCCTTCGTCTGCTGAAGAATCTGGTGTTGAGACCAAAGATAAAATTGCTGTTGGGCAGGATTATGATGGTTATTCTATTCATGAAAATCATGTAGCAG GTGATGAAGTTTTACAAAATGGTACTGGTGATGAATCAACGAATGCATCTGTTTCTTCATTGGATATGTGGCATAGCAGTAATGCCCCAGCAAGAAAATTGGGTTTTGGTCTTGTTGGCTCTGGCAAACGAACTGCTGTTCCTTCTGTCTTCCATgaagaggatgatgatgatgcagaGCAGGAGAAAAAGATGAGGCCCCTGGTTCCCATTGATTACTCCACTGAGGAACTGCAGGTGTCCCGACCTATTGCTTCTGGAGCAAACCAGCCAAATTTGGCAGCAGCAGCAGAATTTGCCAAGAGCATTTCAAACGTTAATTCCAAAGAAGAGAACCCTGGTACTGACAGAGAAAGAAGTAGGCGTTCTCATAATAGGTCAAGCCAGCATGAGAAGGACCGGAGTGCTGAGGATAGTAGTCGCTCCAGAGATGAGAACAAAGAGAAGATTCTTGATCGGGATAGAGATTGGGAAAATGGGTTAGACAAGGTGAAGACACCTGATAACAAAAAACTTTTAGATGCCAAACAATTGATTGATATGATCCCTAAGACAAAAGAGGAGTTGTTTGCCTACGAGATAAATTGGGCTGCTTATGACGAG CATAAGCTGCATGAGAGAATGAGACCATGGATTTCAAAGAAGATAAGAGAGTTTTTGGGAGAAGAGGAAACCACTCTGGTAGACTATATTGTATCCAGTACTCAAGAACATGTAAAGGCATCTCAAATGCTAGAGTTACTGCAAACTATTTTAGATGAGGAAGCTGAAATGTTTGTGCTAAAGATGTGGAGGATGCTTATCTTCGAAATTAAGAAGGTAGAGACAGGTCTTGCATTGAGGTCAAGATCTTGA
- the LOC123215904 gene encoding RNA-binding protein 25-like isoform X3, protein MDAKGLPRYPAPYPAMVRPVFPPRPPGPVGVLPGVARPPVPGIAGVRPIIPPVVRPTGFPVGTPAEKPETTVYVGKIASTADNDFMLSLLQVCGPVKSWKRPQHPSNGTLKGFGFCEFESVEAVLRALRLLSKFNIDGQELMLNVTQATRDYLERYVEKKTENTKKLRETQDAGSEKEDGSVQGVEKNDPPKASEDLKKDSEAGEKKNHDNSNFGIVTDEDREADQEAMEKLKSMIEDRLKANPLPPAPVQSTLDGSGSSNSELPVKIRDGDSDVDIPRNDVAEDKIDDETASDTKATSEHDRPETSSPDRSRTYDSRSRDRDRERGLKREKEREIDRYEREAEREHVRKEREQRRKIEEFEREYERCLKDWEYREREREKERQYEKEREKERERKRKKEILYGEEDEDDDSRKRWHRSVLEDKKRKRLREKEDDFSDKIKEEEEIAKAKKRAEEEQLQQQQRDALKLLSGHGSNGTENPSSAEESGVETKDKIAVGQDYDGYSIHENHVAGDEVLQNGTGDESTNASVSSLDMWHSSNAPARKLGFGLVGSGKRTAVPSVFHEEDDDDAEQEKKMRPLVPIDYSTEELQVSRPIASGANQPNLAAAAEFAKSISNVNSKEENPGTDRERSRRSHNRSSQHEKDRSAEDSSRSRDENKEKILDRDRDWENGLDKVKTPDNKKLLDAKQLIDMIPKTKEELFAYEINWAAYDEHKLHERMRPWISKKIREFLGEEETTLVDYIVSSTQEHVKASQMLELLQTILDEEAEMFVLKMWRMLIFEIKKVETGLALRSRS, encoded by the exons ATGGATGCAAAAG GTCTTCCTCGGTATCCTGCTCCATACCCAGCAATGGTCCGGCCTGTATTTCCTCCACGTCCTCCAGGACCTGTTGGAGTGCTTCCAGGAGTGGCGCGTCCCCCTGTTCCAGGGATTGCTGGTGTTCGCCCAATTATTCCTCCAGTTGTTAGGCCAACAGGTTTTCCCGTTGGTACACCAGCAGAGAAACCCGAAACTACTGTTTATGTTGGCAAGATAGCATCAACTGCAGATAATGATTTTATGCTCTCTCTTCTTCAg GTATGTGGACCTGTCAAAAGCTGGAAACGTCCTCAGCATCCCTCAAATGGAACCCTTAAAGGCTTTGGGTTCTGTGAATTTGAGTCTGTTGAAGCGGTTCTTCGTGCATTACGACTGCTCAGTAAATTTAACATTGATGGGCAGGAATTAATG TTAAATGTTACTCAAGCAACAAGAGATTATCTGGAGCGATATGTTGAGAAGAAAACTGAAAACACAAAGAAACTCAGGGAAACTCAAGATGCAGGGTCTGAGAAAGAGGATGGAAGCGTGCAAGGTGTTGAGAAAAATGATCCTCCTAAAGCCTCGGAAGACTTGAAGAAGGACAGTGAAgctggagaaaaaaaaaatcatgataatTCCAACTTTGGGATTGTGACTGATGAGGATAGGGAAGCTGACCAAGAGGCTATGGAGAAGCTTAAAAGCATGATTGAAGATAGGTTAAAGGCCAATCCTCTGCCTCCAGCCCCTGTTCAATCAACTCTTGATGGTTCTGGAAGTTCAAACTCAGAATTGCCAGTTAAAATTAGGGATGGAGACTCTGATGTGGATATACCCAGAAATG ATGTAGCTGAAGATAAAATTGATGATGAGACAGCTAGTGATACCAAAGCAACTAGTGAACATGATAGGCCTGAGACAAGCTCACCTGATAGGAGTAGGACATATGATAGCAGAAGTAGAGATAGAGACAGAGAGCGAGGTCTAAAACGAGAGAAGGAACGGGAAATTGATAGATACGAAAGGGAAGCAGAGCGAGAACATGTTAGGAAAGAGAGAGAGCAAAGAAGGAAGATTGAGGAGTTTGAACGTGAGTATGAAAGGTGTCTAAAAGATTGGGAGTACagggaaagagagagagaaaaagagagacagTATGAGAAAGAGAGGGAGAAAGAGAGGGAACGCAAACGGAAGAAAGAAATCCTTTATGGTGAAGAAGACGAGGATGATGATTCACGGAAAAGATGGCATAGGAGTGTGTTAGAGgacaagaaaaggaaaaggtTGAGAGAAAAGGAGGATGATTTCAGTGACAAAAttaaagaagaggaagaaattgCTAAGGCTAAGAAGAGGGCTGAGGAGGAACAGCTGCAGCAGCAACAAAGAGATGCATTGAAGCTTTTGTCGGGCCATGGATCAAATGGAACTGAAAATCCTTCGTCTGCTGAAGAATCTGGTGTTGAGACCAAAGATAAAATTGCTGTTGGGCAGGATTATGATGGTTATTCTATTCATGAAAATCATGTAGCAG GTGATGAAGTTTTACAAAATGGTACTGGTGATGAATCAACGAATGCATCTGTTTCTTCATTGGATATGTGGCATAGCAGTAATGCCCCAGCAAGAAAATTGGGTTTTGGTCTTGTTGGCTCTGGCAAACGAACTGCTGTTCCTTCTGTCTTCCATgaagaggatgatgatgatgcagaGCAGGAGAAAAAGATGAGGCCCCTGGTTCCCATTGATTACTCCACTGAGGAACTGCAGGTGTCCCGACCTATTGCTTCTGGAGCAAACCAGCCAAATTTGGCAGCAGCAGCAGAATTTGCCAAGAGCATTTCAAACGTTAATTCCAAAGAAGAGAACCCTGGTACTGACAGAGAAAGAAGTAGGCGTTCTCATAATAGGTCAAGCCAGCATGAGAAGGACCGGAGTGCTGAGGATAGTAGTCGCTCCAGAGATGAGAACAAAGAGAAGATTCTTGATCGGGATAGAGATTGGGAAAATGGGTTAGACAAGGTGAAGACACCTGATAACAAAAAACTTTTAGATGCCAAACAATTGATTGATATGATCCCTAAGACAAAAGAGGAGTTGTTTGCCTACGAGATAAATTGGGCTGCTTATGACGAG CATAAGCTGCATGAGAGAATGAGACCATGGATTTCAAAGAAGATAAGAGAGTTTTTGGGAGAAGAGGAAACCACTCTGGTAGACTATATTGTATCCAGTACTCAAGAACATGTAAAGGCATCTCAAATGCTAGAGTTACTGCAAACTATTTTAGATGAGGAAGCTGAAATGTTTGTGCTAAAGATGTGGAGGATGCTTATCTTCGAAATTAAGAAGGTAGAGACAGGTCTTGCATTGAGGTCAAGATCTTGA
- the LOC123215904 gene encoding RNA-binding protein 25-like isoform X5 has product MADSSLSPANTDPNSKQTESDNPVSQPDQSSTSVPPQEPQSATPNAYRNPAPSPPPIQSYAPPLPISMPPTALSYRPVTIPAVPQLSPVQNFQNTSVQPPGVGVSGGVAVTMAPPMMSYHVVSGQVPNPALRPYAPMPNGYGVVRTLAPGGSLSMCLGLPRYPAPYPAMVRPVFPPRPPGPVGVLPGVARPPVPGIAGVRPIIPPVVRPTGFPVGTPAEKPETTVYVGKIASTADNDFMLSLLQVCGPVKSWKRPQHPSNGTLKGFGFCEFESVEAVLRALRLLSKFNIDGQELMLNVTQATRDYLERYVEKKTENTKKLRETQDAGSEKEDGSVQGVEKNDPPKASEDLKKDSEAGEKKNHDNSNFGIVTDEDREADQEAMEKLKSMIEDRLKANPLPPAPVQSTLDGSGSSNSELPVKIRDGDSDVDIPRNDVAEDKIDDETASDTKATSEHDRPETSSPDRSRTYDSRSRDRDRERGLKREKEREIDRYEREAEREHVRKEREQRRKIEEFEREYERCLKDWEYREREREKERQYEKEREKERERKRKKEILYGEEDEDDDSRKRWHRSVLEDKKRKRLREKEDDFSDKIKEEEEIAKAKKRAEEEQLQQQQRDALKLLSGHGSNGTENPSSAEESGVETKDKIAVGQDYDGYSIHENHVAGDEVLQNGTGDESTNASVSSLDMWHSSNAPARKLGFGLVGSGKRTAVPSVFHEEDDDDAEQEKKMRPLVPIDYSTEELQVSRPIASGANQPNLAAAAEFAKSISNVNSKEENPGTDRERSRRSHNRSSQHEKDRSAEDSSRSRDENKEKILDRDRDWENGLDKVKTPDNKKLLDAKQLIDMIPKTKEELFAYEINWAAYDEHKLHERMRPWISKKIREFLGEEETTLVDYIVSSTQEHVKASQMLELLQTILDEEAEMFVLKMWRMLIFEIKKVETGLALRSRS; this is encoded by the exons ATGGCAGATTCGTCTCTTTCTCCGGCGAACACAGACCCGAATAGTAAGCAAACCGAGTCCGATAATCCGGTTAGTCAGCCCGATCAATCATCCACTTCCGTACCTCCGCAGGAGCCACAATCAGCAACGCCAAACGCTTACCGTAACCCGGCGCCATCGCCTCCACCGATCCAATCTTACGCTCCTCCACTTCCAATCTCGATGCCTCCGACGGCACTGTCGTACCGTCCGGTGACGATCCCGGCGGTGCCGCAGTTGTCTCCCgttcaaaatttccaaaatactAGCGTGCAGCCGCCGGGCGTGGGCGTTAGTGGTGGCGTCGCGGTTACGATGGCGCCGCCAATGATGTCTTACCATGTTGTCTCAGGTCAGGTTCCGAATCCAGCGCTTAGACCTTACGCACCGATGCCGAATGGATACGGTGTTGTTCGCACACTTGCTCCGGGTGGGTCCCTCTCTATGTGTCTTG GTCTTCCTCGGTATCCTGCTCCATACCCAGCAATGGTCCGGCCTGTATTTCCTCCACGTCCTCCAGGACCTGTTGGAGTGCTTCCAGGAGTGGCGCGTCCCCCTGTTCCAGGGATTGCTGGTGTTCGCCCAATTATTCCTCCAGTTGTTAGGCCAACAGGTTTTCCCGTTGGTACACCAGCAGAGAAACCCGAAACTACTGTTTATGTTGGCAAGATAGCATCAACTGCAGATAATGATTTTATGCTCTCTCTTCTTCAg GTATGTGGACCTGTCAAAAGCTGGAAACGTCCTCAGCATCCCTCAAATGGAACCCTTAAAGGCTTTGGGTTCTGTGAATTTGAGTCTGTTGAAGCGGTTCTTCGTGCATTACGACTGCTCAGTAAATTTAACATTGATGGGCAGGAATTAATG TTAAATGTTACTCAAGCAACAAGAGATTATCTGGAGCGATATGTTGAGAAGAAAACTGAAAACACAAAGAAACTCAGGGAAACTCAAGATGCAGGGTCTGAGAAAGAGGATGGAAGCGTGCAAGGTGTTGAGAAAAATGATCCTCCTAAAGCCTCGGAAGACTTGAAGAAGGACAGTGAAgctggagaaaaaaaaaatcatgataatTCCAACTTTGGGATTGTGACTGATGAGGATAGGGAAGCTGACCAAGAGGCTATGGAGAAGCTTAAAAGCATGATTGAAGATAGGTTAAAGGCCAATCCTCTGCCTCCAGCCCCTGTTCAATCAACTCTTGATGGTTCTGGAAGTTCAAACTCAGAATTGCCAGTTAAAATTAGGGATGGAGACTCTGATGTGGATATACCCAGAAATG ATGTAGCTGAAGATAAAATTGATGATGAGACAGCTAGTGATACCAAAGCAACTAGTGAACATGATAGGCCTGAGACAAGCTCACCTGATAGGAGTAGGACATATGATAGCAGAAGTAGAGATAGAGACAGAGAGCGAGGTCTAAAACGAGAGAAGGAACGGGAAATTGATAGATACGAAAGGGAAGCAGAGCGAGAACATGTTAGGAAAGAGAGAGAGCAAAGAAGGAAGATTGAGGAGTTTGAACGTGAGTATGAAAGGTGTCTAAAAGATTGGGAGTACagggaaagagagagagaaaaagagagacagTATGAGAAAGAGAGGGAGAAAGAGAGGGAACGCAAACGGAAGAAAGAAATCCTTTATGGTGAAGAAGACGAGGATGATGATTCACGGAAAAGATGGCATAGGAGTGTGTTAGAGgacaagaaaaggaaaaggtTGAGAGAAAAGGAGGATGATTTCAGTGACAAAAttaaagaagaggaagaaattgCTAAGGCTAAGAAGAGGGCTGAGGAGGAACAGCTGCAGCAGCAACAAAGAGATGCATTGAAGCTTTTGTCGGGCCATGGATCAAATGGAACTGAAAATCCTTCGTCTGCTGAAGAATCTGGTGTTGAGACCAAAGATAAAATTGCTGTTGGGCAGGATTATGATGGTTATTCTATTCATGAAAATCATGTAGCAG GTGATGAAGTTTTACAAAATGGTACTGGTGATGAATCAACGAATGCATCTGTTTCTTCATTGGATATGTGGCATAGCAGTAATGCCCCAGCAAGAAAATTGGGTTTTGGTCTTGTTGGCTCTGGCAAACGAACTGCTGTTCCTTCTGTCTTCCATgaagaggatgatgatgatgcagaGCAGGAGAAAAAGATGAGGCCCCTGGTTCCCATTGATTACTCCACTGAGGAACTGCAGGTGTCCCGACCTATTGCTTCTGGAGCAAACCAGCCAAATTTGGCAGCAGCAGCAGAATTTGCCAAGAGCATTTCAAACGTTAATTCCAAAGAAGAGAACCCTGGTACTGACAGAGAAAGAAGTAGGCGTTCTCATAATAGGTCAAGCCAGCATGAGAAGGACCGGAGTGCTGAGGATAGTAGTCGCTCCAGAGATGAGAACAAAGAGAAGATTCTTGATCGGGATAGAGATTGGGAAAATGGGTTAGACAAGGTGAAGACACCTGATAACAAAAAACTTTTAGATGCCAAACAATTGATTGATATGATCCCTAAGACAAAAGAGGAGTTGTTTGCCTACGAGATAAATTGGGCTGCTTATGACGAG CATAAGCTGCATGAGAGAATGAGACCATGGATTTCAAAGAAGATAAGAGAGTTTTTGGGAGAAGAGGAAACCACTCTGGTAGACTATATTGTATCCAGTACTCAAGAACATGTAAAGGCATCTCAAATGCTAGAGTTACTGCAAACTATTTTAGATGAGGAAGCTGAAATGTTTGTGCTAAAGATGTGGAGGATGCTTATCTTCGAAATTAAGAAGGTAGAGACAGGTCTTGCATTGAGGTCAAGATCTTGA
- the LOC123215904 gene encoding RNA-binding protein 25-like isoform X2, with translation MFVSIYLGLPRYPAPYPAMVRPVFPPRPPGPVGVLPGVARPPVPGIAGVRPIIPPVVRPTGFPVGTPAEKPETTVYVGKIASTADNDFMLSLLQVCGPVKSWKRPQHPSNGTLKGFGFCEFESVEAVLRALRLLSKFNIDGQELMLNVTQATRDYLERYVEKKTENTKKLRETQDAGSEKEDGSVQGVEKNDPPKASEDLKKDSEAGEKKNHDNSNFGIVTDEDREADQEAMEKLKSMIEDRLKANPLPPAPVQSTLDGSGSSNSELPVKIRDGDSDVDIPRNDVAEDKIDDETASDTKATSEHDRPETSSPDRSRTYDSRSRDRDRERGLKREKEREIDRYEREAEREHVRKEREQRRKIEEFEREYERCLKDWEYREREREKERQYEKEREKERERKRKKEILYGEEDEDDDSRKRWHRSVLEDKKRKRLREKEDDFSDKIKEEEEIAKAKKRAEEEQLQQQQRDALKLLSGHGSNGTENPSSAEESGVETKDKIAVGQDYDGYSIHENHVAGDEVLQNGTGDESTNASVSSLDMWHSSNAPARKLGFGLVGSGKRTAVPSVFHEEDDDDAEQEKKMRPLVPIDYSTEELQVSRPIASGANQPNLAAAAEFAKSISNVNSKEENPGTDRERSRRSHNRSSQHEKDRSAEDSSRSRDENKEKILDRDRDWENGLDKVKTPDNKKLLDAKQLIDMIPKTKEELFAYEINWAAYDEHKLHERMRPWISKKIREFLGEEETTLVDYIVSSTQEHVKASQMLELLQTILDEEAEMFVLKMWRMLIFEIKKVETGLALRSRS, from the exons ATGTTTGTTTCCATTTATTTAGGTCTTCCTCGGTATCCTGCTCCATACCCAGCAATGGTCCGGCCTGTATTTCCTCCACGTCCTCCAGGACCTGTTGGAGTGCTTCCAGGAGTGGCGCGTCCCCCTGTTCCAGGGATTGCTGGTGTTCGCCCAATTATTCCTCCAGTTGTTAGGCCAACAGGTTTTCCCGTTGGTACACCAGCAGAGAAACCCGAAACTACTGTTTATGTTGGCAAGATAGCATCAACTGCAGATAATGATTTTATGCTCTCTCTTCTTCAg GTATGTGGACCTGTCAAAAGCTGGAAACGTCCTCAGCATCCCTCAAATGGAACCCTTAAAGGCTTTGGGTTCTGTGAATTTGAGTCTGTTGAAGCGGTTCTTCGTGCATTACGACTGCTCAGTAAATTTAACATTGATGGGCAGGAATTAATG TTAAATGTTACTCAAGCAACAAGAGATTATCTGGAGCGATATGTTGAGAAGAAAACTGAAAACACAAAGAAACTCAGGGAAACTCAAGATGCAGGGTCTGAGAAAGAGGATGGAAGCGTGCAAGGTGTTGAGAAAAATGATCCTCCTAAAGCCTCGGAAGACTTGAAGAAGGACAGTGAAgctggagaaaaaaaaaatcatgataatTCCAACTTTGGGATTGTGACTGATGAGGATAGGGAAGCTGACCAAGAGGCTATGGAGAAGCTTAAAAGCATGATTGAAGATAGGTTAAAGGCCAATCCTCTGCCTCCAGCCCCTGTTCAATCAACTCTTGATGGTTCTGGAAGTTCAAACTCAGAATTGCCAGTTAAAATTAGGGATGGAGACTCTGATGTGGATATACCCAGAAATG ATGTAGCTGAAGATAAAATTGATGATGAGACAGCTAGTGATACCAAAGCAACTAGTGAACATGATAGGCCTGAGACAAGCTCACCTGATAGGAGTAGGACATATGATAGCAGAAGTAGAGATAGAGACAGAGAGCGAGGTCTAAAACGAGAGAAGGAACGGGAAATTGATAGATACGAAAGGGAAGCAGAGCGAGAACATGTTAGGAAAGAGAGAGAGCAAAGAAGGAAGATTGAGGAGTTTGAACGTGAGTATGAAAGGTGTCTAAAAGATTGGGAGTACagggaaagagagagagaaaaagagagacagTATGAGAAAGAGAGGGAGAAAGAGAGGGAACGCAAACGGAAGAAAGAAATCCTTTATGGTGAAGAAGACGAGGATGATGATTCACGGAAAAGATGGCATAGGAGTGTGTTAGAGgacaagaaaaggaaaaggtTGAGAGAAAAGGAGGATGATTTCAGTGACAAAAttaaagaagaggaagaaattgCTAAGGCTAAGAAGAGGGCTGAGGAGGAACAGCTGCAGCAGCAACAAAGAGATGCATTGAAGCTTTTGTCGGGCCATGGATCAAATGGAACTGAAAATCCTTCGTCTGCTGAAGAATCTGGTGTTGAGACCAAAGATAAAATTGCTGTTGGGCAGGATTATGATGGTTATTCTATTCATGAAAATCATGTAGCAG GTGATGAAGTTTTACAAAATGGTACTGGTGATGAATCAACGAATGCATCTGTTTCTTCATTGGATATGTGGCATAGCAGTAATGCCCCAGCAAGAAAATTGGGTTTTGGTCTTGTTGGCTCTGGCAAACGAACTGCTGTTCCTTCTGTCTTCCATgaagaggatgatgatgatgcagaGCAGGAGAAAAAGATGAGGCCCCTGGTTCCCATTGATTACTCCACTGAGGAACTGCAGGTGTCCCGACCTATTGCTTCTGGAGCAAACCAGCCAAATTTGGCAGCAGCAGCAGAATTTGCCAAGAGCATTTCAAACGTTAATTCCAAAGAAGAGAACCCTGGTACTGACAGAGAAAGAAGTAGGCGTTCTCATAATAGGTCAAGCCAGCATGAGAAGGACCGGAGTGCTGAGGATAGTAGTCGCTCCAGAGATGAGAACAAAGAGAAGATTCTTGATCGGGATAGAGATTGGGAAAATGGGTTAGACAAGGTGAAGACACCTGATAACAAAAAACTTTTAGATGCCAAACAATTGATTGATATGATCCCTAAGACAAAAGAGGAGTTGTTTGCCTACGAGATAAATTGGGCTGCTTATGACGAG CATAAGCTGCATGAGAGAATGAGACCATGGATTTCAAAGAAGATAAGAGAGTTTTTGGGAGAAGAGGAAACCACTCTGGTAGACTATATTGTATCCAGTACTCAAGAACATGTAAAGGCATCTCAAATGCTAGAGTTACTGCAAACTATTTTAGATGAGGAAGCTGAAATGTTTGTGCTAAAGATGTGGAGGATGCTTATCTTCGAAATTAAGAAGGTAGAGACAGGTCTTGCATTGAGGTCAAGATCTTGA